One part of the Pandoraea faecigallinarum genome encodes these proteins:
- a CDS encoding MDR family MFS transporter, giving the protein MLATVLQTLDSTIANVALPHMQGSLSASQDSITWVLTSYIVAAAIATPLTGTLCARFGRRRVFLWSVAGFTIASALCGMAHSLTEIVAARLFQGICGAALVPLSQATMLDINPPSRHGSAMAVFGMGVMVGPILGPSLGGWLTDSYNWRWVFYINLPIGLIAFLGIAAYLKEPQEQKAGKFDALGFVTLGLAIGLLQLLLDRGEQQDWLSSTEIWVEMLGAIVCFAYFVVHTWTAGEHSFFNRALLRDRNFNTGVIYIFVVGIILYATRALLPPMLQSLFGYPAILTGLVTAPSGAGTMAAMLVVGRLVGKVDVRYLLGFGFALTAYSLYLMAGYSLTLSPSDIVWPGVIQGFGLGFVFVPLTTVTFATLPGQFRADGAAIYSLSRNIGSSIGISVVQTLLTQNTQVNHAVLSERITPFTQGIESYVQMYGTAAMAALNAEVTRQAAMIAYLDDFRLMLFLTIAVMPLLLFIRMKKKTPGKHDEADEMMHIAAD; this is encoded by the coding sequence ATGCTCGCGACGGTGTTGCAGACACTCGACAGCACCATCGCCAACGTCGCACTGCCGCACATGCAGGGCAGCCTGTCCGCGTCGCAGGACTCGATTACCTGGGTGCTGACGTCCTATATCGTGGCTGCGGCCATCGCCACGCCGCTCACCGGCACACTTTGCGCGCGCTTCGGACGGCGCCGCGTCTTCCTGTGGTCGGTCGCGGGCTTCACCATCGCCTCTGCGCTGTGCGGCATGGCGCACTCGCTCACCGAAATCGTGGCAGCACGGCTGTTTCAGGGCATATGCGGTGCCGCCCTCGTTCCGCTGTCGCAAGCGACCATGCTCGACATCAACCCGCCGAGCAGGCACGGCTCGGCCATGGCCGTGTTCGGGATGGGCGTGATGGTGGGGCCGATTCTCGGACCGTCGCTCGGCGGCTGGCTCACCGATAGCTACAACTGGCGCTGGGTGTTCTACATCAACCTGCCCATCGGCCTGATCGCCTTTCTCGGCATCGCGGCCTATCTGAAAGAGCCGCAGGAGCAAAAGGCGGGGAAGTTCGATGCGTTAGGCTTCGTCACGCTCGGGCTTGCCATCGGCCTGCTGCAGCTTTTGCTCGACCGGGGCGAACAACAGGACTGGCTCAGTTCCACGGAAATCTGGGTGGAGATGCTCGGCGCCATCGTATGTTTCGCGTACTTCGTCGTTCACACGTGGACAGCGGGCGAGCATTCTTTCTTCAATCGGGCCCTGTTGCGCGACCGGAACTTCAACACGGGCGTCATTTACATCTTCGTGGTCGGCATCATTCTCTATGCCACGCGCGCGCTGCTCCCGCCCATGCTGCAAAGCCTGTTCGGGTATCCCGCCATTCTCACCGGCCTGGTGACCGCGCCTTCGGGCGCCGGGACGATGGCTGCCATGCTGGTCGTCGGACGCCTCGTGGGCAAGGTCGACGTGCGGTATCTGCTGGGCTTCGGATTCGCGCTGACGGCCTACTCCCTGTACCTGATGGCGGGCTACTCGCTTACGCTGAGTCCGTCGGACATCGTCTGGCCGGGTGTGATTCAGGGCTTCGGGCTGGGCTTCGTGTTCGTGCCGCTGACCACAGTCACCTTCGCTACCCTGCCGGGGCAATTCCGTGCCGATGGCGCCGCGATTTACAGCCTGTCGCGCAATATCGGCAGCAGCATCGGCATTTCGGTCGTGCAGACGCTTCTCACACAGAACACACAGGTCAATCACGCGGTGCTCTCCGAGCGAATCACGCCATTCACGCAGGGCATCGAGAGTTACGTGCAGATGTACGGCACGGCGGCCATGGCGGCCCTGAATGCCGAAGTAACGCGGCAGGCTGCGATGATCGCGTATCTGGACGACTTCCGGCTGATGCTCTTCCTCACGATTGCCGTCATGCCGCTGCTGCTGTTCATCCGCATGAAAAAGAAAACACCGGGTAAGCACGACGAAGCGGACGAGATGATGCACATCGCCGCGGACTGA
- a CDS encoding MarR family winged helix-turn-helix transcriptional regulator: MPKIDWSSRFGTLVHDVARVHSRLFDRRARGNFDLTRAQCRVLVMLHRYGVQTQAELAERMELTPMALVRLLDRLREKGLVTRERDPHDKRAHLLYLTQASEAKIDTIVAFANATEREALADLTPAERAELSRLLGKVLTNLTRAEAESPPCAKPEGDVAQETEPE, from the coding sequence ATGCCGAAAATCGACTGGTCATCCCGGTTCGGCACGCTGGTCCACGATGTTGCCCGCGTTCATTCGCGGCTCTTCGACCGGCGTGCCCGGGGCAACTTCGATCTGACACGCGCGCAATGCCGCGTGCTGGTGATGCTGCACCGCTACGGCGTACAGACACAGGCCGAGCTTGCCGAGCGCATGGAGCTCACGCCGATGGCGCTCGTGCGCTTGCTCGACCGTCTGCGCGAAAAGGGGCTGGTGACGCGCGAGCGCGACCCGCACGACAAACGCGCCCATCTGCTCTATCTCACGCAGGCGTCCGAGGCCAAGATCGACACCATCGTGGCCTTCGCGAACGCGACCGAGCGCGAAGCGTTGGCCGACCTGACACCGGCCGAGCGTGCCGAACTCTCGCGTCTGCTCGGCAAGGTGCTGACGAATCTGACCCGCGCCGAAGCCGAAAGTCCCCCTTGCGCGAAGCCCGAGGGCGACGTCGCCCAGGAGACCGAACCGGAATAA